From Spirosoma aerolatum, one genomic window encodes:
- a CDS encoding RraA family protein, with the protein MSVDQYKKEVGLMNLEKLIEKRESVSDTTFPIPEKELLERFEQLYTGAVNDVMREFCLLNQALPGHILPLREYRTVAGFAYTVKSAPNAMIRGEMEFRTQMLEGMHEDAFVVWDTTSDTKATLWGGVMTATAKGKKVKAACIDGGIRDTHQILEADFPVFYKYRISNGSLGRCLITHYQVTIQIGDVTIKPGDVILGDIDGVLVVPRDIAYSVLMRAEEIIANEKMIFNWVHEGQSIHEITEKGGYF; encoded by the coding sequence ATGAGTGTCGATCAGTATAAGAAAGAAGTCGGATTGATGAATCTGGAGAAGTTGATCGAAAAGCGTGAAAGCGTTTCCGACACCACGTTCCCCATCCCGGAAAAAGAATTGCTAGAGCGTTTTGAACAACTTTACACGGGGGCCGTCAACGACGTCATGCGAGAGTTCTGTCTGTTGAATCAGGCATTGCCTGGCCATATTCTGCCCCTACGCGAGTATCGAACGGTGGCAGGGTTTGCCTATACCGTAAAAAGTGCTCCCAATGCCATGATTCGGGGGGAGATGGAATTCCGCACCCAAATGCTCGAAGGGATGCACGAGGATGCCTTTGTGGTTTGGGATACGACCAGCGATACTAAAGCAACACTTTGGGGAGGGGTTATGACGGCCACCGCCAAAGGCAAAAAAGTAAAAGCGGCCTGTATCGACGGAGGCATTCGGGATACGCACCAGATTCTGGAGGCCGATTTTCCGGTGTTCTACAAATACCGGATTTCGAATGGGAGTCTGGGCCGCTGCCTGATTACGCACTATCAGGTCACGATTCAGATTGGCGATGTGACCATCAAGCCGGGTGATGTTATACTGGGCGATATTGACGGCGTACTGGTGGTTCCGCGTGACATCGCTTATTCCGTATTGATGCGGGCCGAGGAAATCATTGCCAACGAGAAGATGATTTTCAACTGGGTTCACGAAGGTCAGTCAATCCACGAAATCACCGAGAAAGGCGGTTATTTCTAA
- a CDS encoding SMP-30/gluconolactonase/LRE family protein has product MNRRHFIAQSTLLSSLMMNNLTHASSTKSDLLAIPNLLCLWDFAGKQPLRSKGKYPYLLQEPTGPISMLNEGVLSDRSLDIREHEYLTIPRADCPGLNIRGKQAQVTVLAWVKRQVKSRDNAECEAIAGMWNETQKKRQYCLFLNIRLHDSKSQVCGHISGVGGPTPGEKWCVDVSIGQTPVRYDEWTFVAMTYDGHFIKSYRNGQFDARTDRNPYPYDEGIFDGGEDGADFTVGAVHRLGAIGNDFVGQLGGLAVFDRALSADEIAGIHAHHPLPGSSSVASIATGLNFPEGPAFAADGSLWAVELKGECLVQYKNGKLKRYHVGGGPNGIAIDKQGHVWFCDSAQRAIRRFDPMAETTETILDKLDGEPLNKPNDLAFDAMGNLLFTCPGDSRQEPTGYAVVRMQDGTVKKFTADKYFPNGLAFGADGKTLVLAETYKHRLWKGEWNPNTGEWTNATVWATVEGPQGPGGPDGMAFGDDGNLYVAVYGTGYIHVIAPEGKVIRKLNTVGQNPTNCAFDPTGKLGLVVTEAEKGHLKTRATNTKGVTLFN; this is encoded by the coding sequence ATGAACCGACGCCATTTTATCGCGCAGTCAACCTTACTCAGTAGCCTGATGATGAACAACCTAACACACGCTTCATCCACAAAATCGGATTTACTGGCTATCCCGAATTTACTGTGCCTTTGGGATTTTGCTGGAAAGCAACCCCTGCGTTCCAAAGGCAAATACCCGTATCTATTGCAGGAGCCTACCGGGCCGATTTCGATGCTTAACGAAGGTGTTTTATCGGATCGTTCGCTCGACATTCGGGAACACGAATACCTGACCATTCCCCGCGCTGATTGTCCCGGCCTGAATATTCGCGGCAAACAGGCGCAGGTAACTGTGCTGGCCTGGGTGAAACGGCAGGTCAAAAGCCGGGACAATGCCGAGTGCGAAGCCATTGCCGGAATGTGGAACGAAACCCAGAAAAAAAGGCAGTACTGTCTGTTTCTGAATATCCGGTTACACGATAGCAAAAGTCAGGTCTGCGGACACATTTCGGGCGTAGGCGGCCCTACGCCCGGCGAAAAATGGTGTGTCGATGTATCAATTGGACAAACGCCGGTTCGGTACGATGAGTGGACATTCGTCGCCATGACCTACGACGGTCATTTTATTAAATCGTACCGCAATGGCCAGTTCGACGCCCGTACCGACCGCAACCCATACCCCTACGACGAAGGCATTTTCGATGGCGGGGAAGATGGGGCCGACTTTACGGTTGGGGCTGTTCATCGGTTAGGGGCCATCGGCAACGATTTCGTCGGGCAACTCGGTGGGTTAGCCGTGTTCGACCGGGCGTTGTCAGCCGATGAAATTGCCGGGATTCACGCGCATCATCCACTCCCCGGCTCATCGTCAGTTGCCAGCATAGCCACCGGGCTCAACTTCCCCGAAGGACCTGCTTTTGCCGCTGATGGTAGCCTATGGGCGGTTGAGCTGAAAGGCGAATGTCTGGTTCAGTACAAAAATGGGAAATTAAAACGCTACCATGTAGGCGGAGGCCCCAATGGCATTGCCATCGACAAACAAGGGCACGTCTGGTTTTGTGATTCCGCACAGCGAGCCATCCGTCGGTTTGATCCCATGGCCGAGACAACAGAAACGATCCTGGACAAACTGGACGGTGAACCCCTCAACAAGCCTAACGACCTGGCCTTCGATGCCATGGGCAATCTGCTGTTTACCTGTCCCGGCGATTCGCGTCAGGAACCTACGGGTTACGCAGTCGTTCGGATGCAGGATGGCACCGTAAAGAAATTTACAGCCGACAAATACTTCCCTAACGGACTAGCATTCGGCGCCGACGGCAAAACACTAGTACTAGCCGAAACCTACAAACATCGACTCTGGAAAGGCGAGTGGAACCCTAACACCGGCGAATGGACGAATGCGACTGTCTGGGCAACCGTTGAAGGGCCACAAGGGCCGGGCGGTCCCGACGGTATGGCATTTGGCGACGATGGCAATCTGTACGTTGCGGTGTATGGTACAGGCTACATCCACGTCATTGCTCCCGAAGGGAAGGTTATTCGTAAACTAAATACAGTCGGCCAAAACCCAACCAACTGTGCCTTCGATCCAACTGGCAAACTCGGCCTAGTTGTTACCGAAGCCGAAAAAGGGCACTTGAAAACCAGAGCGACAAACACCAAAGGAGTCACATTATTCAATTGA
- a CDS encoding spinster family MFS transporter, translating to MVESPPSITQKPTGFRWELLALLWLAFFLNQADRQIFSVVLPLIRKDLGLTDAELGLIASALVWTYGLLVPIAGFIGDRFSRRNILGFCLLFWSCATLMTGFCSSVLQFIVLRGVATGGGEAFYAPSANALLGETYKESRSFALSIHQTAVYFGIILSGLIAGYIGEQYGWQKAFYVFGSLGVVLAFVFFSRIPRDSVKATVETRQPILAEMGETARIVIRKPTVIMLTLGFGCMVFVNVGYLTWMPSFLVDKFGMSLTDAGFSSLFYHHLGAFLGVLSGARIADHYAKVNPRSRLVVQALGLLLGAPFIYGISMSDTPILTYIALFLFGIFRGWYDSNIVASLYEVVPPKIRSSAYGLMLACAFLIGSIAPYLLGVLKPTLGLTIGLASLSGVYVLGSLFLWAGAFLFFDRDKEAVL from the coding sequence ATGGTTGAATCACCACCTTCGATTACCCAAAAACCGACTGGATTCCGATGGGAGTTACTGGCCCTGCTCTGGCTGGCGTTCTTTCTGAATCAGGCCGACCGACAGATTTTCAGCGTCGTATTGCCTCTCATTCGGAAAGACCTCGGCCTGACCGATGCCGAACTGGGCCTGATTGCCTCTGCACTGGTCTGGACCTATGGCCTGCTGGTGCCCATTGCAGGATTCATCGGTGATCGGTTTTCCCGCCGGAATATTCTGGGTTTCTGTCTGCTGTTCTGGTCGTGCGCTACGTTGATGACCGGTTTTTGCTCTAGTGTCCTGCAATTCATTGTATTGCGGGGAGTGGCAACGGGGGGCGGAGAGGCTTTTTACGCCCCCTCAGCCAACGCGCTGCTGGGTGAGACGTATAAAGAAAGCCGTTCGTTTGCCCTTTCCATTCACCAGACGGCTGTTTACTTTGGCATTATCCTGAGTGGCCTTATTGCCGGATACATTGGCGAACAGTACGGTTGGCAGAAGGCATTTTATGTATTTGGTAGTTTGGGCGTTGTGCTGGCATTCGTCTTTTTCAGTCGTATCCCCAGAGACTCGGTGAAAGCTACCGTTGAAACCCGCCAGCCGATACTCGCTGAAATGGGTGAAACGGCTCGTATCGTGATTCGTAAGCCAACGGTGATTATGCTTACGCTGGGCTTTGGTTGCATGGTGTTTGTCAACGTTGGCTACCTGACCTGGATGCCGTCGTTTCTGGTCGATAAGTTCGGCATGAGCCTAACCGATGCCGGGTTTTCGTCGCTCTTCTATCATCACCTCGGTGCCTTTTTGGGTGTATTGTCGGGTGCCAGAATCGCAGATCACTATGCCAAAGTCAATCCCCGAAGCCGACTCGTCGTGCAGGCACTGGGCTTATTGCTTGGTGCTCCATTCATCTACGGTATCAGCATGAGCGACACGCCGATACTTACTTATATAGCGCTGTTTTTGTTTGGTATTTTCCGAGGCTGGTACGACTCCAATATTGTTGCCTCGCTTTACGAAGTGGTGCCGCCCAAAATCCGATCGTCGGCTTATGGCCTGATGCTGGCCTGTGCTTTTCTGATTGGCTCTATTGCACCTTATCTGCTGGGCGTTCTGAAACCGACACTGGGCCTGACAATTGGCCTGGCCAGTCTGTCGGGTGTGTATGTGCTGGGAAGCCTGTTCCTCTGGGCTGGGGCCTTCCTGTTTTTTGACCGAGACAAAGAAGCAGTCCTATGA
- a CDS encoding glycoside hydrolase family 2 protein, with amino-acid sequence MKSRHISLLLLVTLLSATGVSAQGTTAVSTPDNPFAEEKNKLWQPYRITPRTGAQHVSLSGDGWELSHTNAPITDLKAPRTDPFQTSIPNSVHWSYYKAGKLPHPYYHKNSDQYKFMDEKAWYYRKTFPTPASAKPGNYVFLCFDGVDYFSKVWLNGTLVGVHEGMFGGPSVEISKLLKSGDKNELLVEVRAGNWGNKATDYESLPRNSNGEYMIEKRQGYNPRASGRIIKPWVISGSSGCEMFFSVGMWQDVRLEIVQPYHLERPYLTTTSIQNGKATLHFASEILADTHSLGYQLHPWKNAQMHHYDGRVPGTTLSTATLSVLVELVDQAGKIAFTQEKPFKAFKGRTWFEDDLTVTNPKLWYPNGLGDANLYTVRVVLKKDRQVVDQIQFPFGIRTIERIASAGPRYADRWENWQFVVNGRAFFVKGMNFTPQDVLLETSKERYRWTLEAAKKMGVQLIRIWGGGLLESEHFYTICNELGLMVWQDFPIGNQDTPLYPQDIWEAQVVQNIVRLRNHPSLAVWCGGNEFNPYSYGNAATMGILERNLDIFDKSVSTAARLYVRTTPDDGSLHTYPDMDPTWYGVGYRYEPWISETGMHSMPEANLFYETVDNKEFTGLGRMWDKAFYKDHPQFIHHFTEYGPSRVPRMLSRASHITDMTDPTIEAVTEASQVGAGEFYQVFSEKMQGNYPVTSGLMPWVFKRHWPVIAIQMMDWFGNAGAPYYFLKRTYEPTHIAIDLSRLLWKPGERIKLPIKITHSLTGAIPAATVSVQVFDDTFKPLWKQEQKIAVAAGTSVSSANLGEYAIPTDYRDRYVLLVAELHDGSGKLLSRSFYYPRSLSMLEDQGFYQKYISDPIPWPTLEKGPCLKPTVAKTTTSLTSLVVSQKPTGTDQSQLRVKVTNTGKVPAFMAKIDITGTKRAIVASDNFTWIAPGETQVIDLDVIWREPSTRPNAKLTVSAWNATSTTAKIP; translated from the coding sequence ATTCGGTGCACTGGTCCTATTACAAGGCGGGCAAATTACCGCACCCGTATTACCATAAAAACTCCGACCAGTATAAGTTCATGGACGAGAAGGCGTGGTATTACCGAAAAACCTTCCCCACGCCCGCCAGCGCAAAACCTGGCAACTACGTATTCTTGTGCTTCGATGGAGTCGATTACTTTTCAAAAGTCTGGCTGAACGGCACATTGGTAGGTGTTCACGAAGGCATGTTCGGCGGTCCCTCGGTCGAGATTAGCAAGCTGCTGAAATCTGGCGATAAAAACGAACTCCTGGTAGAAGTGCGGGCCGGAAACTGGGGCAACAAAGCCACTGATTACGAAAGCCTTCCCCGCAACAGCAACGGCGAATACATGATTGAAAAGCGGCAGGGCTACAATCCCCGCGCCAGTGGCCGGATCATCAAACCGTGGGTAATTTCGGGCAGTTCGGGTTGCGAAATGTTCTTCAGCGTGGGAATGTGGCAGGATGTCCGGCTCGAAATTGTACAGCCCTACCACCTCGAACGTCCGTATCTGACCACGACCTCGATCCAGAACGGGAAAGCGACGCTTCACTTCGCAAGTGAAATCCTGGCTGATACCCATTCATTGGGCTATCAGTTGCACCCCTGGAAAAATGCGCAGATGCACCATTACGACGGTCGCGTACCCGGTACGACACTATCCACTGCTACCCTGTCCGTTTTGGTCGAACTGGTCGATCAGGCTGGCAAGATCGCCTTCACGCAGGAAAAACCGTTTAAAGCATTCAAGGGGCGCACCTGGTTTGAAGATGATTTAACCGTAACGAATCCGAAGCTCTGGTACCCGAACGGTCTGGGCGACGCCAATCTGTACACGGTTCGGGTCGTACTCAAAAAAGACCGTCAGGTAGTCGATCAGATTCAATTCCCGTTTGGGATACGAACCATCGAGCGGATTGCGTCGGCTGGTCCGCGCTACGCCGACCGTTGGGAAAACTGGCAGTTTGTGGTCAATGGTCGGGCGTTTTTTGTGAAAGGCATGAACTTTACCCCCCAGGACGTATTGCTCGAAACCTCCAAAGAACGCTATCGCTGGACGCTTGAAGCCGCCAAGAAAATGGGGGTCCAACTGATTCGTATCTGGGGGGGTGGCCTTCTGGAATCCGAGCATTTCTATACCATCTGTAACGAACTGGGCCTCATGGTCTGGCAAGATTTCCCGATCGGCAATCAGGACACACCACTCTATCCACAAGACATCTGGGAAGCCCAAGTGGTACAGAATATTGTCCGGTTACGTAACCATCCGTCGCTGGCGGTCTGGTGTGGGGGTAATGAATTCAATCCTTACTCCTACGGCAATGCGGCTACAATGGGCATTCTGGAACGCAATCTGGATATTTTCGATAAGTCCGTGTCGACGGCCGCGCGGCTCTACGTCCGCACCACTCCCGACGACGGCAGCCTGCATACCTACCCCGATATGGACCCAACCTGGTATGGCGTTGGCTATCGCTACGAACCCTGGATTTCGGAAACGGGGATGCACTCGATGCCCGAAGCCAATCTATTCTACGAAACGGTTGACAATAAGGAATTTACCGGACTGGGACGCATGTGGGACAAGGCGTTTTATAAAGACCACCCGCAATTCATTCACCACTTCACCGAGTATGGCCCCAGCCGCGTACCCCGTATGTTGAGTCGCGCGTCGCACATAACGGATATGACTGACCCAACGATTGAAGCCGTTACCGAAGCGTCGCAGGTGGGAGCCGGGGAGTTCTACCAAGTGTTTTCCGAAAAAATGCAGGGCAATTATCCCGTTACGTCGGGGCTGATGCCCTGGGTTTTCAAACGACACTGGCCGGTTATCGCCATTCAGATGATGGACTGGTTTGGCAACGCCGGAGCACCCTATTATTTCCTCAAACGAACGTATGAGCCAACACACATAGCCATCGACCTATCCCGCCTGCTCTGGAAACCCGGCGAACGAATCAAGCTGCCTATCAAGATAACCCACTCATTAACTGGGGCCATTCCCGCTGCGACGGTTTCCGTACAGGTATTTGATGATACCTTCAAACCGCTTTGGAAGCAGGAACAAAAAATAGCCGTTGCGGCTGGCACATCGGTGAGTTCGGCTAATCTGGGCGAGTATGCGATTCCAACGGATTACCGCGACCGTTATGTGCTTTTGGTTGCCGAATTGCACGATGGTTCGGGTAAACTGTTGTCACGCTCATTTTATTACCCACGCAGCCTGTCGATGCTAGAAGACCAGGGCTTTTACCAAAAATACATCAGTGATCCCATCCCCTGGCCAACGCTGGAAAAAGGGCCGTGTCTGAAACCAACGGTAGCAAAAACGACTACATCACTGACCTCATTAGTAGTCAGTCAGAAACCGACGGGTACCGATCAAAGTCAACTTCGGGTCAAGGTAACCAACACAGGTAAAGTACCTGCCTTCATGGCCAAAATCGACATCACAGGCACCAAACGCGCCATTGTCGCTTCGGACAATTTCACCTGGATAGCGCCCGGCGAAACGCAGGTAATCGACCTGGACGTGATCTGGCGCGAGCCCTCCACCCGGCCAAACGCCAAGCTGACCGTTAGTGCCTGGAATGCCACATCCACAACCGCCAAAATCCCTTAA